From Aspergillus chevalieri M1 DNA, chromosome 4, nearly complete sequence, a single genomic window includes:
- the ASA1 gene encoding WD40 repeat domain-containing protein (COG:S;~EggNog:ENOG410PFZU;~InterPro:IPR036322,IPR015943,IPR019775,IPR001680, IPR017986;~PFAM:PF00400;~go_function: GO:0005515 - protein binding [Evidence IEA]), giving the protein MTTLSNHLQTQQQSPATPTYILRGHASPIHALHLFANNLRLISGDAEGWVIIWDMVSKRPVVSWKAHGGAVLEAKGFEFGGNGTVVYTHGRDHKLRVWRFGMKDEGFLDKTLPVDVKEGKAAQNQPWMLHSLPVNALNFCAFDMIFLEAPHPGSDEEEDTQASPDSASQVPVLFAVPNALNSGAIDIFHLPLERRVSTIPADPTMNTGMVMAVRLLLSSSGELYAASAYEDGQVMVFVRRGRLTEQEITSNASGKGTAWKWEKLYASKPHTQPVLSIDVAPSKDCFFSSSADSVLVKHPIPNASLMCVGHAEKALKTISTKHSGQQGLRIRSDGKIFATAGWDARTRVYSCKTMKELAVLKWHKDGCYAVAFAEVLEEGCTANDSSTADAESKAWKDGDEKKTQLTKRNEGSLATVQHQRSQKAQKTHWLAAGSKDGKISLWDIY; this is encoded by the exons ATGACTACCCTATCTAACCACCTTCAAACCCAACAACAATCCCCCGCAACGCCAACATACATCCTCCGCGGCCATGCATCCCCAATCCACGCCCTGCATCTCTTCGCCAACAACCTCCGCCTCATCTCCGGCGATGCAGAAGGTTGGGTCATCATCTGGGATATGGTGAGTAAACGGCCAGTTGTCTCGTGGAAGGCTCATGGGGGTGCTGTTTTGGAGGCGAAGGGGTTCGAGTTCGGCGGTAATGGGACGGTCGTGTATAC TCATGGACGAGATCATAAATTACGAGTTTGGAGATTTGGGATGAAGGATGAAGGGTTTCTTGATAAGACTCTTCCGGTTGATGTCAAGGAGGGAAAGGCCGCTCAGAACCAGCCGTGGATGTTGCATTCGCTTCCAGTAAATGCGTTGAATTTCTGTGCATTCGATATGATTTTTCTTGAGGCCCCTCATCCTGGCagtgatgaggaagaggatacTCAGGCATCGCCGGACAGTGCATCCCAAGTACCGGTACTCTTCGCGGTCCCTAATGCCCTTAACTCCGGTGCAATTGACATCTTCCACTTACCATTGGAACGTCGAGTATCGACCATCCCGGCAGACCCAACCATGAACACCGGCATGGTCATGGCCGTCCGTCTACTACTCTCCTCATCTGGGGAGCTATACGCCGCATCCGCCTACGAAGACGGCCAAGTAATGGTCTTTGTCCGACGTGGCCGGTTAACCGAACAAGAAATCACATCCAATGCCAGCGGCAAGGGAACTGCTTGGAAATGGGAGAAGCTTTATGCGAGCAAGCCGCATACACAACCAGTCCTGTCGATCGATGTCGCTCCGTCTAAAGattgctttttttcttcttctgccgATTCAGTATTAGTGAAACATCCTATTCCTAATGCGAGTCTTATGTGCGTGGGTCATGCGGAGAAGGCTTTGAAAACGATCAGCACGAAACATTCTGGGCAGCAGGGCCTGCGTATACGTTCAGATGGGAAGATCTTTGCGACTGCGGGGTGGGATGCCAGGACTAGGGTGTATTCGTGCAAGACGATGAAGGAATTGGCGGTGCTTAAGTGGCATAAGGATGGATGTTATGCTGTTGCGTTTGCGGAGGTTTTGGAGGAGGGTTGTACTGCGAATGATTCGTCTACGGCCGATGCAGAGTCCAAAGCATGGAAGGATGGAGATGAGAAAAAAACGCAACTTACGAAACGCAATGAGGGATCACTCGCAACAGTCCAACATCAAAGAAGTCAAAAGGCACAGAAAACCCACTGGCTAGCTGCTGGCTCGAAAGATGGAAAAATTTCATTATGGGATATCTATTGA
- a CDS encoding Zn(II)2Cys6 transcription factor (COG:S;~EggNog:ENOG410PMF6;~InterPro:IPR036864,IPR021858,IPR001138;~PFAM:PF00172;~go_function: GO:0000981 - DNA-binding transcription factor activity, RNA polymerase II-specific [Evidence IEA];~go_function: GO:0008270 - zinc ion binding [Evidence IEA];~go_process: GO:0006355 - regulation of transcription, DNA-templated [Evidence IEA]), with the protein MTRATRSHASLQPDLGTPMTLVSEPSDSGPTPNDDGQASTPTSSTISTPRATMTKIGKKKSGRGIPKSKRVRTGCLTCRERHLKCDEALGKCQNCRKSNRVCRRGIRLNFIDTQTVAPPYYAIRKTGTRLTFRDESRHIASEYVGGFERYPSPEPDLPLEKQGPAEFELSGILSPPWQTSRSFVPPLEPSQLEAIDAMLNGSPQALFSVFPEHEVPLVPSTRQMSVNPDSRPLSRQDEIHLVRTFTEEIGPWLDSVDPSKYFTHILPFRVLDEPMLLKAVMACGAHLHPVSSANGGDRASYFYFAATQDLLSHLQNPDRESTLCAVTATILGMYEVMSSRNVHGLNHVAGARALIRECHWDARSPGHGGACFWLSASMELFTCLRFNWSVAWDPDIWGVDMNMGETRSHATGAEELWVHRIVYICAKIVNFRSSGLQFQDVDHGVGEMRFHEWELYNKWCNQWEKAVPRSMMPLGHLDPLQGSTKSHFPEIWLLDQMAIIGRLFYLTARLLLCKTHPFESEYSPEMRNLQQGHAHEICGIIAHVKGHGIASFSIRYLALAAECLSTREPQEEALQILDRLLNETGWQMDSLKTEIQEAWGWTSQLPTSADPASLMNEHPMLDSSMPFSEQSKMPSGVINPTMITADFSMENHPYRDFYIPPHSQHFIDEFQFGNF; encoded by the exons ATGACTCGTGCCACTCGCAGTCATGCATCTCTACAACCAGATCTGGGAACACCCATGACCTTGGTGTCCGAACCCAGCGACAGCGGACCTACTCCGAACGACGATGGCCAAGCCTCGACGCCGACAAGCTCGACAATCAGCACACCGCGAGCAACGATGACAAAAATCGGTAAGAAGAAGAGTGGTAGAGGGATTCCAAAATCGAAAAGAGTTCGAACTGGTTGCTTGACCTGTCGCGAGCGCCATTTGAAATGCGACGAGGCACTGGGCAAGTGCCAGAATTGTCGGAAGTCGAACAGGGTATGCAGGCGCGGGATTCGTCTTAACTTCATAGATACGCAAACGGTTGCGCCTCCGTACTATGCGATTCGGAAAACGGGCACGCGGCTGACTTTTCGGGATGAGTCGAGGCATATTGCGTCGGAGTATGTGGGAGGTTTTGAGAGATATCCCTCCCCGGAACCGGATCTGCCGTTGGAGAAACAAGGTCCTGCGGAGTTTGAGTTGTCGGGTATTCTGAGTCCACCTTGGCAGACTTCCCGTTCGTTTGTTCCACCACTTGAGCCTTCGCAGTTGGAAGCCATTGATGCTATGCTGAATGGCTCTCCTCAGGCATTGTTCTCCGTCTTTCCTGAGCATGAGGTGCCACTTGTTCCTTCAACGAGGCAGATGTCGGTCAATCCAGATTCTAGGCCTCTCAGTCGTCAAGACGAGATTCATCTTGTACGGACATTTACAGAAGAGATTGGACCGTGGCTGGACTCCGTGGACCCGTCGAAATAC TTTACGCACATTCTGCCGTTCCGTGTCCTAGATGAGCCCATGCTTCTGAAGGCCGTCATGGCGTGCGGAGCACATCTCCACCCCGTGAGTTCTGCGAACGGCGGAGACAGAGCCTCGTACTTCTATTTTGCAGCAACCCAAGACCTCCTCAGTCATCTGCAAAATCCAGACCGTGAATCTACTCTCTGTGCGGTGACTGCAACCATTTTGGGCATGTACGAGGTAATGTCCTCAAGGAATGTCCACGGCTTGAACCATGTCGCTGGTGCTAGGGCTTTGATCAGGGAATGCCACTGGGACGCAAGATCTCCTGGGCATGGAGGAGCATGTTTCTGGCTTAGTGCCTCCATGGAATTATTCACCTGTCTGCGCTTTAACTGGTCTGTGGCCTGGGATCCCGATATATGGGGCGTGGACATGAATATGGGCGAAACACGATCCCATGCTACTGGTGCTGAGGAATTGTGGGTTCATCGTATCGTCTATATATGCGCGAAGATTGTCAATTTCCGGTCATCTGGCTTGCAATTCCAAGATGTGGATCATGGAGTTGGCGAAATGCGGTTTCACGAATGGGAACTATACAACAAGTGGTGTAACCAATGGGAAAAGGCTGTACCGCGATCTATGATGCCTCTTGGACATCTCGATCCATTGCAGGGTAGTACTAAATCACACTTTCCGGAGATTTG GTTGCTTGACCAGATGGCTATTATCGGGCGGTTGTTCTATCTGACTGCACGGCTTTTACTGTGCAAGACGCACCCGTTCGAATCGGAGTATAGCCCAGAGATGCGCAATTTACAACAAGGTCATGCGCATGAGATCTGCGGCATTATTGCGCATGTCAAGGGCCA TGGTATCGCCAGCTTTTCAATTCGATACCTTGCCCTTGCTGCTGAATGTCTCAGTACAAGAGAACCCCAGGAAGAAGCACTACAGATCCTCGACCGTCTACTCAATGAAACCGGCTGGCAAATGGACTCTCTCAAAACAGAAATCCAGGAGGCATGGGGCTGGACCAGTCAGCTACCCACTTCTGCAGATCCTGCTTCACTGATGAACGAGCATCCCATGCTGGATTCAAGCATGCCTTTTTCCGAACAGTCCAAGATGCCATCCGGAGTGATTAACCCTACCATGATCACTGCGGACTTCTCCATGGAAAACCATCCATATCGTGATTTCTATATTCCTCCGCACTCGCAGCATTTTATTGACGAGTTTCAATTTGGAAACTTCTAG
- a CDS encoding type 1 glutamine amidotransferase (COG:F;~EggNog:ENOG410PFRT;~InterPro:IPR029062,IPR017926;~MEROPS:MER0043475;~PFAM:PF00117) has translation MTSPLRIAVLECDTPLDNINAKYEGYGGVFKELFRESAKRLGQPEKLDPATGLEISRWDIVDGDKYPNLDEVDAIVLTGSKHNSFEDQPWILRLVEYTKKAIEHPRVQILGICFGHQIIGRSLGVKVGRSDAGWEIAVCDMDLTEEGKKLFGKDKLRIQQMHQDIVYEYPPNVTPLGSSPRCAVQGMYLPGKFITVQGHPEFTGFIVTEIVSTRAKLGVWPKDVSEDALNRAIADHDGLAIGAVFLNFLLEDRK, from the exons ATGACTTCCCCGCTTCGAATCGCCGTGCTAGAATGCGACACGCCACTGGATAACATCAACGCCAAGTATGAAGGCTACGGCGGTGTTTTCAAAGAGCTCTTCAGAGAAAGTGCCAAACGATTAGGGCAGCCGGAAAAACTAGACCCGGCGACTGGCTTGGAGATCTCGCGGTGGGATATCGTGGACGGAGACAAGTATCCCAACTTGGATGAGGTTGATGCTATTGTGTTGACTGGGTCGA AGCATAACTCCTTCGAAGATCAACCTTGGATCCTGAGATTGGTCGAATACACAAAGAAAGCCATCGAACACCCCCGCGTGCAGATCCTGGGTATCTGCTTCGGTCACCAGATCATCGGGCGTAGCCTAGGAGTGAAAGTCGGTCGAAGTGATGCCGGGTGGGAAATCGCAGTGTGCGATATGGACCTGACAGAGGAGGGAAAGAAGTTGTTTGGGAAGGACAAGCTC CGCATTCAACAAATGCACCAGGATATAGTCTATGAATACCCACCCAATGTTACACCTCTTGGATCGTCTCCTCGTTGCGCTGTGCAGGGCATGTACTTGCCCGGCAAGTTTATTACTGTCCAAGGCCATCCGGAGTTTACGGGGTTTATAGTGACTGAGATCGTCAGTACTCGAGCCAAGCTGGGTGTGTGGCCTAAGGATGTGTCTGAGGATGCGCTGAACAGGGCTATCGCTGACCATGACGGTCTTGCAATTGGGGCGGTGTTCCTTAACTTCTTGTTGGAGGACAGGAAGTAA
- a CDS encoding putative MFS multidrug transporter (COG:G;~EggNog:ENOG410PM2E;~InterPro:IPR020846,IPR011701,IPR036259;~PFAM:PF07690;~TransMembrane:13 (i106-124o144-162i174-193o199-223i235-254o266-286i307-327o333-355i376-399o411-434i441-460o466-492i504-525o);~go_function: GO:0022857 - transmembrane transporter activity [Evidence IEA];~go_process: GO:0055085 - transmembrane transport [Evidence IEA]), producing the protein MEGRNEHANESTPLLGSTGTSPTQNHRYHGAHGSVGKGPHCDSSSIASTVKDEDATVLDISRITSASQGILDSGPPPPDHAGPEDSQSKENTGYAARFINVSPARFWLIFGGIMMGYIVAFFDSTLMASSHPVITSYFHASNSASWLSNSFLLTSTAFLPLFGRISDTFGRKPVYLFSIVVFFFTTLWCAMAQSIGSLIAARAFCGLGAGGVLALGMILSSDLVRLEYRGVYQSYINLVLGVGGCLGLAFGGYLCDKVGWRGAFYVQLPFIFVYFFVAAWTTPAGLGLKGAKREKMTLSQLVKNIDLVGSLILILAVTSLIMGLNLGGNVFSWTHPVIISSLSLSIVLAVIFVRYERGVERAVMPISLLSKQPRASIIFGNFLGSISVNTMIFNIPLYFQAVKLVTPTESGFKMVACTLAVTMSSVSTGFLITYTKRLKPTIIIGDILILLGGCAAATIGAATPDIIAMICVSLSSLGQGFSFPSFMVGVLATSDQEEQAVATTALSLWRNLGSVMGVAISSWIFQNSLTYRLEEMVTGPNKEDVILLVRKSVRAIAELDLMHQEQG; encoded by the coding sequence ATGGAAGGGCGTAACGAGCATGCCAATGAGTCGACCCCTCTGCTAGGCAGTACTGGAACGTCACCTACTCAGAACCACCGCTACCATGGAGCCCACGGCTCTGTAGGAAAAGGTCCTCATTGCGACTCTTCGTCTATTGCATCGACTGTCAAGGACGAGGATGCGACTGTGTTGGATATCTCTAGAATCACTTCTGCTTCCCAGGGTATACTTGACAGTGGACCACCACCTCCCGATCATGCAGGTCCAGAGGATAGTCAGTCTAAGGAAAACACAGGCTACGCAGCACGATTCATCAATGTCTCGCCTGCACGATTCTGGCTTATCTTTGGAGGGATCATGATGGGATATATAGTTGCGTTTTTCGATTCAACGCTGATGGCATCGAGTCACCCGGTGATTACCTCCTACTTCCACGCCTCGAACTCTGCATCTTGGCTCTCGaactcttttcttttgacGTCTACTGCATTCCTTCCTCTCTTTGGGCGCATCTCGGACACCTTTGGACGAAAACCCGTTTATCTGTTCTCTATTgttgtcttctttttcacCACTCTGTGGTGTGCAATGGCCCAGAGCATTGGCAGCCTTATCGCCGCGCGTGCCTTCTGCGGTCTTGGGGCCGGTGGTGTGCTTGCTTTGGGAATGATCCTTTCCAGTGACCTGGTCCGCCTCGAGTACCGCGGTGTCTACCAGTCTTACATCAACCTTGTTTTGGGAGTAGGTGGATGCTTAGGATTAGCTTTCGGTGGCTATCTATGTGACAAGGTGGGATGGAGAGGCGCTTTCTATGTACAACTGCCGTTTATCTTTGTGTACTTCTTCGTGGCCGCGTGGACAACCCCGGCTGGTCTGGGGTTGAAGGGTGCGAAACGAGAAAAGATGACACTGTCACAATTGGTCAAGAACATTGACCTGGTTGGCTCGTTAATCCTGATCCTTGCTGTGACGTCTCTGATCATGGGGCTCAACCTGGGTGGTAATGTGTTCAGCTGGACTCATCCTGTTATTATCTCATCCTTGAGTCTCTCTATCGTCTTAGCGGTAATATTCGTGAGATACGAGCGCGGTGTGGAGCGTGCAGTTATGCCAATCTCACTGCTATCGAAGCAGCCTCGCGCAAGTATCATCTTTGGGAATTTCCTTGGATCTATCTCTGTCAACACCATGATCTTCAACATCCCGTTGTACTTCCAGGCCGTTAAACTGGTCACTCCAACCGAGTCTGGGTTCAAGATGGTTGCCTGTACGCTTGCAGTCACCATGTCCAGCGTCTCAACAGGCTTTCTGATTACATACACCAAACGCCTAAAGCCCACGATAATAATCGGCGACATTCTTATCCTTCTTGGTGGCTGTGCCGCTGCCACGATAGGCGCTGCGACCCCGGATATCATTGCAATGATATGTGTTTCACTCTCCAGTCTCGGCCAAGGCTTTTCATTCCCTTCGTTCATGGTGGGGGTTCTTGCTACAAGTGACCAAGAAGAGCAAGCAGTAGCCACCACGGCGCTCAGTCTATGGCGAAACCTCGGCTCAGTTATGGGAGTCGCCATAAGCAGCTGGATCTTCCAGAATAGCTTGACATATCGACTTGAGGAAATGGTCACAGGACCCAACAAGGAAGATGTTATTTTGCTCGTTCGCAAATCAGTGCGAGCCATCGCAGAGCTGGATCTGATGCACCAAGAACAAGGTTAG
- the PAN6 gene encoding pantoate--beta-alanine ligase PAN6 (COG:H;~EggNog:ENOG410PHBR;~InterPro:IPR042176,IPR014729,IPR003721;~PFAM:PF02569;~go_function: GO:0004592 - pantoate-beta-alanine ligase activity [Evidence IEA];~go_process: GO:0015940 - pantothenate biosynthetic process [Evidence IEA]) — MFRCARSVITPSPSSLSRTVTMSLSSSRQYSFQVFRDVPPLRQFRRQLLLENRSLGFVPTMGALHEGHLSLIRQAASENTDVFVSIFVNPTQFGVNEDLDKYPRTWDSDVAKLEEINDELSRDAQNGRVTGILAPTPQVMYPTMPPSSEVDGQGSFVTITPLAHKLEGASRPVFFRGVATVCTKLFNIVLADRAYFGQKDVQQTVIIKRMVKDFHIPTEIRIGDTVREHDGLAMSSRNVYLGARRRAVGLVFYKAMKAAEAAYQSGKTSRDDILGAAYAVANQVLAEQQALQPSERALYEIDYISLADPEDLEELQVVDPSKGGILSGALKMAPLEAVKPDEDRGLGDGQVPVRLIDNLVLNPRV; from the exons ATGTTTCGCTGTGCGAGATCTGTTATAA CTCCCTcaccttcctctctctcccGAACCGTCACGATgtccctttcttcttcccgccAGTACTCCTTCCAAGTGTTCCGCGATGTCCCTCCTCTTCGCCAATTCAGACGGCAGTTGCTGCTGGAAAACAGATCCCTGGGTTTTGTCCCGACAATGGGCGCCCTCCACGAAGGTCACCTCTCCCTGATCCGACAAGCCGCATCGGAGAACACAGACGTCTTTGTTAGTATATTCGTCAATCCCACGCAATTCGGAGTCAACGAGGACCTTGACAAATACCCGCGCACCTGGGACAGCGACGTGGCCAAGTTGGAGGAAATCAATGATGAACTCTCTCGGGACGCTCAGAATGGACGGGTCACTGGTATACTGGCACCCACACCGCAAGTCATGTACCCTACCATGCCACCTTCGTCAGAGGTGGACGGACAAGGCTCGTTTGTCACCATTACTCCTCTCGCGCATAAGTTGGAAGGCGCCTCCCGTCCCGTGTTCTTCCGTGGTGTCGCGACGGTTTGCACTAAACTGTTCAACATCGTCCTGGCCGACCGGGCCTATTTCGGACAGAAGGATGTCCAGCAGACGGTGATCATCAAGCGCATGGTCAAGGACTTTCACATTCCAACCGAAATCCGCATTGGCGATACCGTCCGGGAGCACGATGGATTGGCGATGAGCTCGCGGAACGTATACCTGGGAGCCCGGAGACGAGCGGTTGGTCTTGTTTTCTACAAGGCGATGAAGGCTGCTGAAGCGGCATACCAATCGGGCAAAACTAGCCGCGATGACATTCTCGGGGCCGCCTATGCTGTGGCCAACCAGGTACTTGCCGAGCAGCAGGCCTTGCAGCCATCTGAAAGAGCGCTTTACGAAATCGACTATATCTCTCTTGCTGATCCCGAAGACTTGGAAGAATTGCAAGTGGTTGACCCGTCTAAGGGTGGTATTCTGAGCGGTGCCCTCAAGATGGCTCCTCTTGAGGCGGTTAAGCCGGATGAAGATCGCGGTCTGGGTGACGGGCAGGTTCCCGTCAGATTGATCGACAATCTTGTTTTGAATCCTCGTGTCTGA
- the dbp7 gene encoding putative ATP-dependent RNA helicase (BUSCO:EOG09260KNR;~COG:J;~EggNog:ENOG410PGBH;~InterPro:IPR025313,IPR027417,IPR001650,IPR014014, IPR014001,IPR011545;~PFAM:PF00270,PF00271,PF13959;~go_function: GO:0003676 - nucleic acid binding [Evidence IEA];~go_function: GO:0004386 - helicase activity [Evidence IEA];~go_function: GO:0005524 - ATP binding [Evidence IEA]): MADDGMLLNFSLGDDIIKPEPKLKGGTWRDRLSARKIAKHRTKAGPKKPADESNTSQNPNRIQVAQRPAKRQRTEGGEVALGEGEGHRQSHSHSQRQGQQPREFISSLFSKNPLPQTAEDQHQDGENAGEDAKPTNAPLIDGLDTFTSLGLSPQLGAHLLTKLELKAPTGIQKAAVSQLLKEESDAFIQAETGSGKTLAYLLPLVQRIMALSLGNSEKDEKGQPIVHRDSGLFAIILAPTRELCKQISVVLEGLLRCAHWIVAGTVIGGEKKKSEKARLRKGLNILVATPGRLADHLDNTQVLDVSNVRWLVLDEGDRLMELGFEKELQGIVNKLNARQRPSRIPGVPTKRTTILCSATLKMNVQKLGEISLSDAVHIKADPADEDENKNKDEEDAFRVPAQLKQSYAIVAAKLRLVTLEAFMKRTFFRKGSVMKAIIFVSCADSVDFHFEVFTRNKQSRNEESKSSDDESSDKEKKEYQPLSPHGTIAPATAFSNESNPVTLHRLHGSLPQHVRTATLNSFAKNRDPSVLICTDVASRGLDLPNVDLVVEYDPAFSAEDHLHRIGRTARVGRDGRALIFLQPGCEEGYVDILKRGYRDGGKALTRTDVNEILKRGFGGNVESTSHDWEQKAGDWQIDVERWAIDNPQYLEMARRAFQSHIRAYATHIASERNMFNIKELHLGHLAKSFALRDRPSKINVPGLRQGQDATKKDYKADRRSTAGKKRKAGSAGRADDDDDVPSQTDASVAAQKMKAKMREHMAGASEFNLA, from the coding sequence ATGGCCGACGATGGCATGCTCCTCAACTTCTCCCTCGGAGACGACATCATAAAGCCCGAGCCAAAACTCAAAGGAGGCACATGGCGCGACCGTCTAAGCGCAAGGAAAATCGCCAAACACCGAACCAAAGCCGGTCCCAAGAAGCCCGCGGACGAATCGAATACATCGCAGAATCCGAATCGTATACAGGTTGCGCAGAGGCCGGCAAAGAGGCAGAGGACTGAGGGCGGGGAGGTTGCgttgggggagggggagggacATAGACAGtcgcattcgcattcgcaACGGCAGGGACAGCAGCCAAGAGAGTTTATTTCATCGCTTTTCTCGAAGAATCCACTTCCGCAGACCGCAGAGGACCAACACCAGGATGGAGAGAATGCTGGGGAAGATGCGAAACCGACTAATGCGCCGCTGATCGATGGACTTGATACCTTTACCAGTTTGGGACTGTCGCCGCAACTAGGAGCACACCTCCTTACGAAACTCGAGTTAAAAGCGCCAACCGGCATTCAAAAAGCGGCTGTTTCGCAATTGTTGAAGGAGGAAAGCGATGCGTTTATCCAAGCCGAAACGGGTTCCGGAAAAACACTGGCATATCTGTTACCGCTCGTGCAGCGGATCATGGCGTTGTCGCTGGGTAATTCAGAGAAGGACGAGAAGGGACAACCGATTGTTCACCGTGATAGTGGTCTTTTCGCTATTATCCTCGCTCCAACTCGTGAGTTGTGTAAGCAGATTTCCGTCGTGCTGGAAGGATTACTGCGCTGTGCGCATTGGATTGTCGCTGGAACGGTTATTGgtggtgagaagaagaagtcggAGAAGGCGCGGTTACGAAAGGGTTTGAATATTCTGGTGGCCACGCCTGGTCGATTGGCCGATCATTTGGACAACACGCAGGTTCTGGATGTGAGCAATGTGCGGTGGTTGGTCCTGGATGAAGGTGATCGGTTGATGGAGTTGGGTTTCGAGAAGGAATTACAGGGTATCGTGAATAAGTTGAACGCGAGACAACGACCAAGTCGCATTCCAGGTGTTCCCACGAAGAGAACGACGATTCTCTGTTCTGCTACGTTGAAGATGAATGTGCAGAAGTTGGGAGAGATCAGTTTGTCGGATGCTGTGCACATCAAGGCCGACCCGGCTGATGAGGACGAGAACAAGAATAAGGACGAGGAAGATGCTTTCAGGGTACCTGCTCAACTTAAGCAGTCTTACGCCATTGTCGCAGCCAAACTACGATTGGTTACACTGGAGGCATTCATGAAGCGGACATTCTTCCGGAAAGGCTCCGTCATGAAAGCAATTATCTTCGTTTCCTGCGCGGACTCAGTCGATTTCCATTTCGAAGTCTTTACAAGAAACAAGCAGTCCAGAAACGAAGAATCCAAATCCAGCGATGACGAAAGCTCAgacaaagagaagaaagaataTCAACCCCTTTCACCCCACGGCACCATCGCCCCCGCAACCGCTTTCTCGAACGAATCGAACCCAGTAACTCTGCACAGACTCCACGGCTCCCTCCCCCAACACGTCCGAACAGCAACCCTGAACTCCTTCGCCAAAAACCGCGATCCCTCCGTCCTGATCTGTACTGACGTGGCATCCCGTGGTCTGGATCTGCCCAACGTTGACTTAGTCGTCGAATACGACCCGGCCTTCAGCGCAGAGGACCACCTGCACAGAATCGGTCGCACAGCCCGTGTCGGTCGTGATGGCCGTGCCCTGATTTTCCTGCAACCAGGCTGCGAAGAAGGCTACGTCGACATTCTAAAGCGCGGCTACCGCGATGGCGGGAAAGCGCTCACCCGCACAGACGTAAACGAGATCCTCAAGCGTGGATTCGGTGGAAACGTCGAGTCTACGAGCCACGACTGGGAACAGAAGGCGGGTGATTGGCAGATTGACGTCGAGCGTTGGGCAATCGATAACCCGCAGTATCTCGAGATGGCGCGGCGGGCGTTCCAGTCGCATATCCGGGCGTATGCTACACATATCGCTAGCGAGCGAAATATGTTCAACATCAAGGAGCTGCATCTTGGACATCTGGCGAAGAGTTTTGCGCTGCGTGATCGGCCGAGTAAGATCAACGTGCCTGGTCTGCGTCAAGGACAAGATGCCACGAAGAAAGACTACAAAGCAGATAGGAGATCGACGGccggaaagaagaggaaggctgGATCTGCTGGTCgtgctgatgatgatgatgacgtcCCGTCGCAGACGGATGCTTCTGTTGCAGCGCAGAAGATGAAAGCCAAGATGAGAGAGCATATGGCCGGGGCGAGCGAGTTTAACCTTGCATAG